The Arcobacter roscoffensis genome segment ATGCAAATATTATAGCACAAATATATTACATATTAATTACGATTTTTAACACAATTATTTCACACTACTTATGTTAAAATGTTAAGACTTAAAAATAAAGGTTTTGAAATGAAATATTTTAACTTAAAAACTTTTGTATCATCAATAGCAGCAGTAGCTATTCTAACTGGATGTACATCAGGTTCAACAGGAAATCAAACAATTGACAATAATCAAAGAGCTATTATTGGTACAACAATAGGTGCTTTAGCTGGTATTGCTTTAGGAAACAATGTTGGGGGTGGAAGTAAAAGTAGGAATAAAACAATTGGCGCTTTAGCAGGAGCTGCTATTGGTGGATATGTTGGATACAGAATGGATCAGCAAGCAAAAGAAGTAGCTGATAGCTTAAATACAACAGTAAACAATGACCCAAATGCAGTACTTGATCCAAGCCAAGACTTAATTGTATCACATACAGACAACTACGTAAAGATTATCTTTAGAGATGATATGATGTTTGCTACAAACTCTGCAAACCCAACACCAAGTGCTACAAGTAAAATTGCAAAAGTAAATGGTGTTTTACAAAAATATCCAAACACTATAGTTCAAGTAGTAGGACATACGGATAG includes the following:
- a CDS encoding OmpA family protein is translated as MKYFNLKTFVSSIAAVAILTGCTSGSTGNQTIDNNQRAIIGTTIGALAGIALGNNVGGGSKSRNKTIGALAGAAIGGYVGYRMDQQAKEVADSLNTTVNNDPNAVLDPSQDLIVSHTDNYVKIIFRDDMMFATNSANPTPSATSKIAKVNGVLQKYPNTIVQVVGHTDSRGSYEYNKTLSEKRASNVGNTIYSAGIKNQIFSKGCSYDKPVAPNTNETNMALNRRVEVYLYANANAVVDTCK